A genomic segment from Fuerstiella sp. encodes:
- a CDS encoding PSD1 and planctomycete cytochrome C domain-containing protein, which produces MTKYLRILSLVTAAATASTVTAEVPVFEADVLPIFTRYCFNCHGKSSPQLGLDLRSARLTMRGSQNGPVVVKGSLEKSLLWKKVSTREMPLELFELRLSDAEIDTIRRWIEAGAPSSEPNELPTEVQEQFTRFEKEIQPILTDHCVTCHGAEDPDSGLDLGSLEALVRGSKSGPVIVEGFSDKSVLIRKISSRMMPPPDLEDPLTPAEILSITRWIDRGNFADFVEVTHQPTESPDSSVVSDDDRQFWAFQQPVALPLPQVEGTDRIRTPIDQFILSDLERHGLTFSPEASKHTLLRRAYFDLTGLPPTPAQAQQFLDDDGPGAYERLIDRLLASPHYGERWGRHWLDAVGYVDTSDKDFDPHKPVLSEGYWRYRDYVIAATNQDTPWDRFLAEQIAGDEMVDWRNAEKYSPEIIELLTATGYLRNVLDATDEDISNLPFDRYEALFMLMDRVSTSTLGMTLACARCHSHKFDPIPQTDYYRFLSLFTSAYNPSDWLPPKHRHLYGVPKSRQIEIEHQQSEHTATLDKLEQQFSELRAPYRNRILDRKLKQVPESERANVKVALQTPEEKRSQLQKDIVDRYEKKLDVTETEIDSALNEADQAACVRLRTQILTVRNVLSTLQMDKLQALWDVGEAPVIRLLHRGDVDFAGPKVSPGFLTVLSAPGSSDAVGSSAAVGDTTGLRLAFAEWLTSPDHPLTARVIVNRLWQHHFGKGIVDTPGNFGTTGSRPTHPELLDWLAVEFMRQGWSAKQLHKLMMTSTVYRQTSARTPDTAFTARSENGLTPQTVSPDPQAIDPEARLLWRMHLRRLDAEILRDSVLSVSGQANFTMGGPPVMLKSTSDGLLTVSQDDSGGIGSRRSIYLLARRSNPLTFLRVFDYPVIDVNCVRRSTSATPLQSLTMINSRFLTVSASRLADRVLALVENNGHLTTKINTAYRLTFARRPSVLETRAAEQHLQHLSQLYESSGLNSAEVSRRSLENFVHMLLCSNEFLYID; this is translated from the coding sequence ATGACGAAATATCTAAGAATTTTGAGTTTGGTGACTGCTGCCGCGACCGCATCGACGGTGACCGCGGAGGTCCCGGTCTTTGAAGCCGATGTTCTGCCGATCTTCACCCGCTACTGCTTTAACTGCCACGGAAAAAGTTCTCCACAGCTGGGTCTTGATCTGCGTTCGGCCCGCCTGACGATGCGTGGCAGTCAGAATGGCCCGGTTGTTGTGAAAGGCTCTTTGGAGAAAAGCCTGCTGTGGAAGAAAGTTTCGACTCGTGAGATGCCGCTGGAACTTTTCGAGCTAAGGCTGTCGGATGCTGAAATTGATACGATTCGCCGCTGGATTGAAGCAGGTGCTCCCTCAAGCGAACCGAATGAGCTGCCTACGGAAGTTCAGGAACAGTTCACACGCTTCGAAAAAGAAATCCAGCCAATCCTGACCGATCACTGCGTGACATGTCATGGAGCGGAAGATCCCGACTCCGGATTGGATCTGGGCAGTCTGGAGGCCCTGGTCCGCGGCAGCAAAAGCGGCCCGGTGATCGTGGAAGGTTTTTCTGACAAGAGTGTGCTGATTCGCAAAATCTCCAGCCGAATGATGCCACCACCTGATCTGGAAGATCCTCTGACACCAGCCGAGATTCTGTCCATCACTCGATGGATCGATCGTGGAAACTTTGCAGACTTCGTGGAGGTAACGCACCAGCCGACTGAGTCGCCGGATTCTTCAGTAGTTTCGGATGATGACCGTCAGTTCTGGGCCTTTCAGCAACCTGTTGCTCTCCCACTGCCACAGGTCGAGGGGACAGACAGAATTCGCACGCCGATTGATCAGTTTATTCTGTCAGATCTGGAACGACATGGTCTGACGTTCTCACCGGAGGCGTCAAAACACACTCTGCTGCGACGGGCCTATTTCGATCTGACGGGGCTGCCGCCCACACCGGCACAGGCTCAGCAATTTCTCGACGACGATGGGCCCGGTGCATATGAACGACTGATTGACCGACTGCTTGCGTCTCCACACTATGGTGAACGCTGGGGACGGCACTGGCTGGATGCAGTTGGTTATGTAGATACTTCAGACAAGGACTTCGATCCGCACAAGCCCGTGTTGTCTGAAGGCTACTGGAGATATCGCGACTATGTCATCGCGGCCACGAATCAAGACACTCCCTGGGACCGATTCCTCGCTGAGCAGATCGCCGGAGACGAAATGGTTGACTGGCGAAATGCAGAAAAATACAGCCCCGAAATCATCGAACTGCTTACGGCAACCGGTTACCTGCGAAACGTACTGGATGCGACCGACGAGGATATCTCCAATTTGCCGTTCGATCGATATGAGGCACTGTTCATGCTCATGGACAGAGTGTCAACAAGCACGCTGGGGATGACTCTGGCGTGCGCACGGTGCCACAGCCACAAATTCGACCCCATTCCTCAGACAGACTACTACCGATTTCTGTCTTTGTTCACGTCGGCATACAATCCGTCTGACTGGTTACCACCGAAACACCGGCATCTGTACGGAGTACCGAAGTCCCGACAAATCGAAATCGAACATCAGCAATCGGAACACACGGCAACACTCGACAAACTTGAGCAACAGTTCAGTGAACTTCGTGCCCCTTATCGAAATCGCATTCTGGACAGAAAACTCAAACAGGTTCCGGAGTCCGAACGGGCAAATGTAAAAGTCGCCCTGCAAACGCCCGAAGAAAAACGAAGTCAGCTGCAGAAGGACATTGTCGACAGGTATGAAAAGAAACTAGACGTCACTGAAACAGAAATTGATTCAGCACTGAATGAGGCGGATCAGGCTGCCTGCGTTCGTTTGAGGACACAGATCCTGACTGTCCGGAATGTTCTGTCTACGTTGCAGATGGACAAACTTCAGGCCCTGTGGGATGTGGGAGAAGCTCCGGTCATCCGACTGCTGCACCGCGGTGACGTGGATTTTGCCGGTCCAAAAGTCAGTCCCGGATTTCTCACCGTGCTGAGCGCCCCCGGCAGTTCCGATGCGGTGGGCTCATCCGCCGCAGTGGGTGACACCACAGGACTGCGACTGGCCTTTGCGGAATGGCTGACCAGTCCCGATCACCCGTTAACGGCGCGGGTAATTGTCAATCGACTGTGGCAACACCACTTTGGAAAGGGCATTGTCGATACGCCGGGTAATTTCGGAACCACCGGATCACGTCCCACTCACCCGGAGCTTCTGGACTGGCTGGCCGTGGAATTCATGCGTCAGGGCTGGAGTGCCAAACAGTTACACAAACTGATGATGACCTCGACAGTGTACCGGCAGACCTCGGCGCGAACGCCTGACACGGCATTCACCGCGCGCAGTGAAAACGGACTGACTCCACAAACGGTCTCCCCCGATCCACAGGCCATTGATCCGGAGGCCCGTCTGCTCTGGCGAATGCATCTGCGACGTCTCGATGCCGAAATCCTGCGTGATTCGGTACTTTCTGTGAGCGGTCAGGCGAACTTCACGATGGGAGGCCCGCCGGTCATGCTGAAGTCAACATCCGATGGTTTACTGACGGTCAGTCAGGACGATAGCGGCGGCATCGGTTCCAGACGCAGTATCTATCTTTTGGCACGTCGCTCGAATCCTCTGACCTTTCTGAGGGTGTTTGATTATCCGGTTATCGATGTGAATTGTGTGCGACGCTCGACTTCGGCTACTCCACTGCAGTCATTAACCATGATCAACAGCAGATTTCTGACCGTCAGCGCCAGCCGACTGGCAGACCGAGTGCTGGCCCTTGTCGAAAACAACGGGCACCTGACAACCAAGATCAATACGGCTTACCGGCTTACATTTGCCAGAAGACCGTCTGTTCTTGAAACCCGGGCCGCGGAACAGCACTTACAACATCTGAGTCAACTCTATGAATCCTCCGGCCTGAATTCTGCGGAGGTGTCCCGGCGATCCCTTGAAAATTTCGTTCACATGCTTCTGTGCTCGAATGAGTTTCTTTATATCGACTGA
- a CDS encoding M24 family metallopeptidase — protein sequence MFDLSAIQRALKQFGFDGWLLCDFRGSNLLARRIMDIPEEMTVSRRYCCFIPVSGEPQKIVHRIESGVLNHLPGETREYLTWQELESALEAVVSGSRRIAMEYSARNANPYIGRVDAGTIEVVRGFGCSVESSGDLISLFEATLSDAQFDAHLAASEVTCDAFERAWQFIAERIGTRGEVEELAVQQIILQHFSDCELITSHPPIVAVNANGGNPHYETGSASDTVITAQSFVLIDMWGRHDHDNGIYSDLTRCGYTGNNVPDHYRDVFKTVAAARDAGVDLVRSELASGRPLQGWQVDDAVREVIVAAGYGEAFCHRAGHSLGRETHGNGTHIDNLETHETRQILPRTLFTIEPGIYLPEFGIRSEVNVFIHADNTVQVTGGEIQQEPHRIV from the coding sequence ATGTTTGACCTTTCGGCAATTCAACGAGCCCTGAAGCAGTTCGGGTTTGATGGCTGGTTGCTCTGTGACTTTCGCGGAAGCAATCTGCTGGCACGCCGAATTATGGATATTCCGGAGGAGATGACGGTTTCCAGGCGATACTGCTGTTTCATCCCTGTCAGCGGTGAACCACAAAAAATTGTGCACCGCATCGAAAGTGGCGTCCTGAATCATCTGCCTGGTGAAACGAGAGAGTATCTGACATGGCAGGAACTGGAGTCGGCTCTGGAAGCAGTCGTTTCCGGCAGTCGGCGAATTGCGATGGAATATTCCGCCCGGAACGCCAATCCTTACATTGGACGGGTGGACGCAGGCACGATTGAGGTCGTCAGGGGCTTCGGATGCAGTGTGGAGAGTTCCGGTGATTTGATTTCTCTGTTTGAAGCCACGCTGTCTGACGCTCAGTTTGACGCTCATCTGGCTGCATCAGAGGTGACCTGTGATGCCTTTGAACGGGCATGGCAGTTCATTGCAGAAAGAATTGGAACCCGCGGCGAAGTTGAGGAACTGGCGGTTCAACAGATCATTCTGCAACATTTCTCTGACTGCGAACTGATCACCAGCCATCCTCCGATTGTTGCGGTGAATGCAAACGGCGGCAATCCCCACTACGAAACAGGATCTGCTTCCGATACGGTCATTACTGCGCAGAGTTTTGTACTGATCGATATGTGGGGGCGCCACGACCACGATAATGGCATCTATAGCGATCTGACACGCTGCGGTTATACGGGGAACAACGTGCCGGATCACTACAGGGATGTTTTTAAAACGGTTGCTGCAGCGCGTGATGCGGGTGTCGATCTTGTGCGTTCCGAACTGGCCTCCGGACGACCGCTTCAGGGGTGGCAGGTAGATGACGCTGTGCGTGAGGTGATCGTTGCTGCAGGTTATGGAGAGGCCTTCTGTCATCGGGCCGGTCACAGTCTGGGGCGCGAAACCCACGGCAACGGAACTCACATCGACAATCTGGAAACACACGAAACCCGTCAGATCCTGCCGCGGACACTATTCACGATTGAACCTGGTATCTACCTGCCTGAGTTTGGCATTCGCAGCGAAGTAAACGTGTTCATCCACGCAGACAACACGGTGCAGGTCACGGGTGGTGAAATACAGCAGGAACCGCATCGGATCGTGTGA
- a CDS encoding DUF1501 domain-containing protein, translating to MIQLSRREILGLSGFGLGQIAVADLLGAEALSESEVTIHNDLQVRRTHFPSNVKAVIQLVQSGGPSQMDLFDPKPQLSQLAGKPHPDGVEIHQPNNVNSLLPSPLKFGKYGECGMDVSEALPHLSTIVDDLCFVRSMHTEHNNHLEGLNMLLTCKIFPGRPVMGAWISYALGSENRNLPAYVVLRDPDGYAVGGKQLWSNAFLPALYQGVEFSTRGVPVHHLNPATSLPRGAQRANLDFLAKLNQAHHRDRPGESELDARIENFELAARMQLEAPKVLDLSSETNATKKLYGLDNPVTAKYGKRCLMARRLVESGVRFVQVMTKPLQPWDHHRDIRKGMDDIALETDIGSTALVKDLKARGLLDSTIVMWAGEFGRLPTTQNGLGRDHNRNAFTVWFAGGGFKAGLIYGETDEFGYKSVVNRVSVPDVIATVCHQLGLDHKRVQYPQSGRLETPSDVTVTGAKVAGDLLTNRVVDG from the coding sequence ATGATACAACTCAGTCGTCGGGAAATTCTCGGGCTTTCAGGTTTTGGTCTTGGTCAGATCGCCGTTGCTGATTTATTGGGCGCGGAGGCATTGTCCGAATCTGAGGTCACGATACACAATGATCTTCAGGTTCGCAGAACTCATTTTCCCAGCAACGTCAAAGCCGTTATCCAGCTGGTTCAAAGTGGGGGCCCAAGCCAGATGGATCTGTTTGATCCGAAGCCCCAACTCTCACAATTGGCCGGCAAGCCACATCCGGACGGAGTGGAAATTCACCAGCCAAATAATGTCAATAGTCTGCTGCCGTCCCCGCTCAAATTTGGAAAATACGGTGAATGCGGCATGGACGTTTCCGAAGCATTACCCCATTTGAGCACCATCGTTGATGATCTGTGCTTTGTGCGTTCGATGCATACCGAGCACAACAATCATCTGGAAGGGCTCAACATGCTGCTGACGTGCAAGATCTTTCCAGGAAGACCGGTAATGGGAGCCTGGATCAGCTATGCACTGGGCAGCGAGAACAGGAATCTCCCGGCCTACGTGGTACTTCGGGATCCGGATGGCTACGCAGTTGGGGGAAAACAACTTTGGTCGAATGCCTTTCTGCCCGCTTTGTATCAGGGCGTTGAGTTCAGTACCCGCGGAGTCCCTGTTCACCACTTGAATCCCGCGACTTCTCTCCCGCGGGGAGCTCAGCGAGCAAACCTGGATTTCCTGGCAAAACTGAATCAGGCACACCATCGTGATCGACCGGGCGAATCAGAGCTTGACGCACGGATCGAAAACTTTGAACTGGCCGCCCGGATGCAACTCGAAGCACCGAAAGTCCTTGATCTTTCCAGTGAAACAAATGCAACGAAGAAACTCTACGGTCTCGACAATCCGGTCACTGCGAAATACGGTAAACGTTGTTTGATGGCTCGCCGTCTGGTGGAATCGGGGGTGCGGTTTGTGCAGGTGATGACCAAGCCTCTGCAACCATGGGATCATCACCGTGACATCCGCAAAGGAATGGATGATATCGCCCTGGAAACTGATATCGGGTCGACGGCACTGGTCAAGGATCTCAAGGCCCGTGGTCTGCTGGACAGCACGATTGTCATGTGGGCCGGTGAATTCGGCCGGCTTCCAACAACACAAAACGGGTTAGGTCGGGACCATAACCGTAACGCTTTTACGGTGTGGTTTGCCGGTGGAGGATTCAAAGCGGGACTGATTTACGGTGAAACAGACGAGTTTGGTTACAAGAGCGTGGTCAACCGGGTCAGTGTTCCCGATGTGATCGCCACCGTGTGTCACCAACTGGGGCTGGACCACAAGCGGGTACAGTATCCCCAAAGCGGGCGTCTTGAAACTCCTTCAGACGTGACGGTAACCGGTGCGAAAGTCGCTGGTGATCTGCTGACCAATCGTGTTGTTGACGGATAG
- a CDS encoding PQQ-binding-like beta-propeller repeat protein, which yields MNQPLRGIVYLLAGLFLSCPASAEDWPMWRANAARTGSSAGTLPVDLNLRWTRGFEPRVQAWDDPLNLDLMTYDRVFEPIVMDGRLFVGFNDRDKLTAFNADTGDELWSFFTGGPVRFPAAGRDGKIYFSSDDGCLYCVEAATGTMVWKFQGAPGPQKVIGNRRVISAWPARGAPVIHDQTVYFAASIWPMMGTFIYALDAANGEVKWVNDGTGAQYIKQPHSAPSFAGVAPQGALVATDEFLVVPGGRSVPAVLQRSDGRLKYFEINAGGKGTGGSFVVADNQRFYVHTRQKGTRAFDLNTGLKTDFTPNEPVLLDGIVYSAESTDGRPVIRAYDQNDQVIWEIEADGRGDMIAVGRQLYAAGKESITVIRLPNGKRPAFITDSIPVQGQIERLLAGDGKLFAVTIQGALLAFGEDSKNTIEPQTEQFTVMETRPDAVHVVSGLMDHADAEGYAYWYGISDESLIHALAAHSPFTQLAIIDPDAEKIDHLRHLLDGAGLYGSTTAHCSPAALFRAPKYTANVVFAGHELTSSADDGLIAELYRGVRPYGGVMHLIADNNKDRLAERVQGLGLEQAEVTITDHSVMIRRTGKLPGSADWTHQYGDIANTVKSNDRRVKLPLGILWFGGSSNMEVLPRHGHGPPEQVAGGRLFIEGINSLSARDVYTGRVLWKRKFEDLGTFDVYYDETYTNTPLDPKYNQVHIPGANGRGTNYIVTEDRIYVVEGSRCHILDPAVGTTIQEIQLPQDQSGSKPQWGYIGVYEDVLLGGYGYANYRERNKLNPESDRGLRRSRAGFGSKSLDRAASLGLVAFDRHSGKVLWQVSAKHSFWHNGIVAGGGRIYCLDRTPELIEAALRRRGSSRADSYRIAAFDAESGETVWEMTDRVFGTWLGYSEEHNLLLEAGAAASDRLYAEIGQGMAVFHADDGTLKWKKDTIKYAGPCMLHNDWIITNANSYTESAGAFHITDGHQKMVPNPLTGELQAWKVTRAYGCNNIVASEHLLTFRSGAAGFYDLLGESGTGNFGGFKSGCTSNLVVANGVLNAPDYTRTCSCAYQNQTSLALVHMPELEFWTISPTAASHTETDQLSRVGVNIGAPGDRRTEDGLLWLEYPPVAGPSPLLSVNLNDDATLFRHHSSSVAAGEESWILASGADNVRKVRIRFTLTRETSLRTGLPIDHTDDDAEERDNGDVHTDSRDLELVEDGETQLVGMRFNQVNLARGAEIHSAYIQFICQEPSAEPASLIISAQDTGHAERFSSDAHDLTSRPKTVQKVTWHPEEWKKNGDTGDAQRTADITPLIQAVTDRADWNPGNSIVFFISGAGQRTALASQGHDEQSARLVIDADETRPDDADQPTPYPYRVRLLFSTPLTFPKTRREFHVALQGITRDEQIVLDPAGPPEHRIAAETFEDVMIADELQIEFNSKQGTPVLSGIEIQRTE from the coding sequence ATGAATCAACCGTTACGCGGCATCGTATATTTGCTTGCCGGACTATTCCTGAGTTGCCCTGCTTCGGCTGAGGACTGGCCAATGTGGCGTGCTAACGCCGCTCGAACGGGATCATCAGCTGGAACTCTGCCGGTGGACCTGAATCTCAGATGGACACGCGGGTTCGAACCGCGCGTTCAGGCGTGGGACGATCCACTCAACCTGGATTTGATGACATACGACCGGGTTTTTGAGCCAATTGTGATGGATGGCCGACTGTTTGTCGGTTTCAACGATCGTGACAAACTGACGGCATTCAACGCAGATACGGGTGATGAACTGTGGTCATTCTTCACAGGCGGTCCGGTCCGTTTTCCTGCGGCCGGACGAGATGGAAAAATCTATTTCAGCAGTGACGACGGCTGCCTGTACTGCGTGGAAGCAGCAACCGGAACGATGGTGTGGAAATTCCAGGGAGCACCGGGACCACAAAAGGTGATTGGAAACCGTCGTGTCATTTCTGCATGGCCGGCACGAGGCGCTCCGGTCATCCATGACCAAACAGTCTATTTTGCGGCCAGCATCTGGCCCATGATGGGAACATTTATCTACGCTCTGGATGCAGCAAACGGTGAAGTGAAGTGGGTAAATGACGGTACGGGAGCACAGTACATCAAACAGCCGCACAGCGCTCCTTCGTTCGCAGGTGTCGCACCGCAGGGGGCGCTCGTGGCAACCGACGAGTTTCTGGTGGTACCTGGCGGCCGATCGGTTCCGGCGGTCCTTCAGCGCAGTGACGGACGATTGAAGTATTTTGAAATCAACGCCGGGGGCAAGGGGACCGGCGGATCATTCGTTGTGGCCGACAATCAGCGGTTTTACGTTCACACCCGACAGAAAGGAACACGAGCCTTCGACCTGAATACCGGTCTGAAGACAGATTTCACACCCAACGAACCTGTCTTGCTGGACGGAATCGTGTACTCGGCGGAATCCACAGACGGACGTCCGGTGATTCGCGCCTATGACCAAAACGATCAGGTCATCTGGGAAATCGAAGCTGACGGACGAGGGGACATGATTGCGGTCGGCAGGCAACTGTACGCAGCAGGCAAAGAATCGATCACAGTCATTCGTCTGCCGAACGGGAAACGCCCGGCATTCATTACAGACTCGATTCCGGTCCAGGGACAAATTGAACGTTTACTGGCCGGTGACGGAAAGCTGTTCGCTGTAACAATTCAGGGGGCACTCCTGGCTTTCGGTGAGGACAGCAAAAACACGATCGAGCCACAAACCGAACAATTCACTGTGATGGAAACACGACCGGATGCGGTACATGTAGTTTCCGGTCTCATGGACCATGCGGACGCTGAAGGCTATGCATACTGGTACGGAATCTCCGACGAATCTCTGATTCACGCTCTTGCAGCACACTCACCGTTCACACAACTGGCAATTATTGATCCTGACGCGGAAAAAATTGATCATCTGCGACATTTACTTGATGGCGCAGGCCTGTATGGAAGCACAACGGCACACTGTTCACCTGCTGCGTTATTTCGGGCTCCTAAGTATACGGCGAACGTGGTATTCGCCGGACACGAGCTGACCTCTTCTGCTGACGACGGTCTGATTGCGGAATTGTACAGAGGTGTGCGTCCGTACGGTGGCGTGATGCACCTGATCGCAGACAACAACAAAGATCGACTGGCGGAACGCGTGCAGGGTCTGGGTCTTGAACAGGCGGAAGTAACGATCACAGATCACAGCGTAATGATTCGACGTACCGGAAAGCTTCCTGGCTCTGCCGACTGGACGCATCAGTACGGCGATATTGCCAACACGGTTAAGTCGAATGACCGACGTGTGAAACTGCCGCTGGGGATCCTGTGGTTCGGAGGAAGCAGCAACATGGAGGTGTTACCCAGACATGGACACGGCCCTCCCGAACAGGTTGCCGGAGGCCGACTGTTTATTGAAGGCATTAACAGTCTGAGTGCTCGTGATGTGTATACGGGCAGAGTCCTGTGGAAAAGGAAATTCGAAGACCTGGGTACCTTCGACGTCTATTACGATGAAACATACACGAATACTCCGCTCGATCCAAAATACAACCAGGTGCACATTCCCGGAGCCAACGGTCGGGGTACAAACTACATCGTGACAGAAGACCGTATCTATGTGGTGGAAGGCAGTCGCTGCCATATACTCGATCCCGCAGTCGGGACAACGATTCAGGAAATTCAGCTTCCTCAGGACCAGTCAGGCAGCAAACCACAGTGGGGTTACATTGGAGTGTATGAAGATGTGCTGCTGGGCGGATACGGCTACGCCAATTATCGGGAACGCAACAAACTGAATCCGGAATCTGACCGCGGTCTTCGAAGAAGTCGCGCAGGATTTGGGTCCAAGAGTCTGGATCGCGCGGCCAGTCTGGGACTGGTTGCATTTGATCGACACTCCGGAAAAGTTTTGTGGCAGGTCAGCGCAAAACACAGCTTCTGGCACAATGGAATCGTTGCCGGCGGCGGGCGAATCTATTGTCTCGACCGAACTCCGGAACTCATCGAAGCAGCTTTGCGTCGACGCGGTTCCTCGCGGGCAGACAGCTACCGTATCGCGGCGTTTGATGCCGAGAGCGGCGAAACGGTATGGGAGATGACCGACAGGGTGTTCGGTACATGGCTGGGATATTCTGAAGAACATAATCTGTTACTGGAGGCGGGTGCTGCGGCAAGTGACCGGCTTTATGCCGAAATCGGGCAGGGGATGGCCGTTTTTCACGCTGATGACGGAACACTGAAATGGAAAAAGGACACGATCAAATATGCCGGACCTTGTATGCTGCACAACGACTGGATCATCACAAATGCGAATTCGTACACCGAATCGGCCGGAGCGTTTCACATCACAGACGGTCACCAAAAGATGGTCCCGAATCCGCTGACCGGTGAGCTTCAGGCGTGGAAAGTAACCAGGGCCTACGGTTGCAACAACATTGTAGCAAGCGAGCATTTGCTGACATTCCGATCCGGTGCCGCCGGTTTTTATGACCTGCTGGGGGAGAGCGGCACAGGAAATTTTGGTGGATTCAAGTCCGGATGCACGTCTAATCTTGTCGTAGCCAACGGAGTTCTCAACGCTCCGGACTACACCCGAACGTGCAGTTGCGCCTATCAGAACCAGACATCTCTGGCACTCGTGCACATGCCAGAACTGGAGTTCTGGACCATCAGTCCGACAGCTGCCAGTCATACGGAAACCGATCAGCTCAGCAGGGTGGGAGTCAACATCGGTGCGCCCGGTGACCGCCGGACAGAAGACGGATTACTGTGGCTGGAATACCCACCAGTCGCCGGCCCGTCGCCTCTTCTTTCCGTCAATCTGAATGACGACGCGACACTCTTTCGACATCATTCGTCTTCTGTTGCCGCAGGTGAGGAATCATGGATCCTCGCATCGGGTGCAGACAACGTCCGAAAGGTCCGTATCCGATTCACTCTTACCAGGGAAACCAGTCTCCGTACCGGCCTGCCGATCGATCATACAGATGACGACGCAGAAGAAAGGGATAACGGTGACGTCCACACCGACAGCAGAGACCTGGAACTCGTTGAAGACGGAGAAACTCAACTGGTCGGAATGAGATTCAATCAGGTCAATTTGGCACGTGGAGCCGAAATCCACAGTGCTTACATTCAGTTCATTTGCCAAGAACCGTCCGCCGAACCGGCGTCACTGATCATTTCCGCTCAGGATACCGGCCATGCAGAACGTTTCAGCAGTGACGCACACGATCTGACGTCCCGACCAAAAACGGTGCAGAAGGTTACCTGGCATCCGGAGGAATGGAAAAAAAACGGCGACACAGGTGATGCCCAGCGTACTGCAGACATCACGCCGCTGATCCAGGCTGTCACTGACCGTGCAGACTGGAATCCGGGTAATTCTATTGTGTTTTTCATCAGTGGAGCGGGGCAACGGACAGCACTGGCATCACAGGGACACGACGAACAGTCGGCTCGACTGGTCATAGATGCAGATGAAACGCGCCCGGACGATGCGGATCAACCGACACCGTATCCGTACCGGGTTCGACTTCTGTTTTCCACACCGCTGACATTTCCGAAAACCAGACGTGAGTTCCACGTTGCACTGCAGGGAATCACACGTGATGAACAAATCGTGCTCGATCCCGCAGGCCCGCCGGAACACCGAATCGCTGCAGAAACGTTTGAAGACGTGATGATTGCAGATGAATTACAGATCGAATTCAACTCAAAACAAGGCACCCCCGTCCTGTCGGGAATCGAAATTCAACGAACGGAATGA